ATCCAAACAACCAAGCTACAATAACAAGGAGTAACAATGAGTGTAATGAGCAATCAAGATGTATGGTATGACATGCAACATCAAATAGCAAGTAGTAAACGAAGAACAAACAAGATTAAGCTATTAGGTACATGTTCATATCCTTACGGCAAGTTCTAGTTGCACGAAGATACTATCCGGTGACATAACTATGCTTTATGTCAGAAACAATTTGAAAAGAGTTACGGTTTTAACTACCAGCTGGCCAACATGGTATGTTTGAATTTTAAATCTACATCATATTAGATTTGAAATTCGAAGCTCCAAAACCCAAAACTACATTACCTTGAAAAGGTTGGATTTTTCTGATACCAGAACATAAAAAGTTTCCCTGTTTGGAGCTAGGATTCAATTACTATGATCTAAACAGATTCTAACATTTCTGGAATTTctaaaacacaaaacaaaaagaagaccAAAACGCATAGGGAAGCTCTTAGCCATGGAGACTGGCAAGCGGGCCTGGGCGGATGGCGTGGCGCTGACACGGATCCAGATCTGATCTGGTGCGTGGACGAAGTGCATCGGCGAGGCGGTGAGCCCATCCGCCGACAGGTGGGTCCAGGGGTCCACATGTCAATGACCGGTTGAATCCTAAAAATGAGGATTTTATTCCGCGTCGGTGAGGATTCGGATCAGACGAACAAGGCGACCACTACGCTATGCATCCGGATTTGAACAGATCCGAGCTCGTATTGTTTTAAACAGGGGAGAAAGGTCGAGCCTTTGGTTGTCCGTTGTCCACGACGAGGCACAACGCCGGTGACCAAACTGACGGCGGATTTAGCTAAAAGGCATGGCCTTTTGACTTGCTACTTGCGAAAGAGCAAGGTGACTCAAAGGTCACGCACAAGCTCCTCTGAGTGGTCTGCACGACGAAGAGCCtaagctcgccggcggcgacacaGGACGGGCACACGTCACCACGGTGCTACAGATACGAAAGAACACCATTTGTGCCTCTGGGCTCTGGTTCTCGACCTGCACTGGAGTTTGTCTTGTCGTTGCTAACCATGCTTATTTCCCCCCCTTAGAAGTATATAATATAGTACAAAGgtcatatacatatattacTAGTATGATCCAAGATCACCTACAACAGTAGCAGGAATAGTCTAGCACTAGGGTGACAAAAAACGAAGGAAAAAATTGTCACACATGGAATGGAAGGGCAGGCAGGCACATCGCCACAAAAAGAAGCAAGGTAGTAGAATGGAGAGCTTTACATTTGACAGTAATGGCTTGGCTTGGCTTAGCTTGGCAGGGCTTTACTCATCATCAGTCCATCTCATCTGATTCCGACTGAACATCAGCATAGCTTATGGCGTAATGCTAATGCGGCTGCTACCTACCATGGCTTCAGGTCGCCCTTGGGGCCCTGGGTCCAGTTCAGCGCCTTCTGCCCTGGCGTCAGGTACACGCCCTTGTTGTGGGGCAGCTTCCGCGCCAGCCCGTTCAGGATCTGGTGGAAGGCGTCACCCGGCTGGGCGGGCTGCGGGAACAGCATGGCCTGCTTCATCGACGGGTTCGCCAGCAGTCTCTGCTTACGCAGGATCACCTCCATTGGGATGGATGTAAGGATAGTGTCCAGCTTCGGGACGTCGTCCTCTGCCACGAACACGCCAATCTCGTCCCACGGAATGGCGTCCGCAAAGGGCAGGACGATGTCATCTGCGATGATCACCGGGATGCACCCAAACACCACTGCCTCCACCAGACGGGGGCTCCACGGAGCCCAGCCAAGCGGGCACAGGCAGAATATAGCGCGCTGCATGTCCTCGTAGTAGGTTGGTGGGTGGTCCGTCGAGATGTCGAACAGAGGGTTGTTCTTGAAGTTCTCCCAAACCGACGCACGGGCACCTCTGCATTGTTGCATATAACAGGTACATCAAAACTTTATGCCATAATGAATCATTAACAATGCTTTATGAGGTACATGTTGCAGGTTCATACCTTGCATAGTAACCACCCTCAGGATCATTCGCCGTATCGTAGAATAGACCACGGAAATACACAAAGATTGATCGCGGTGTCTCTGGAGGGACAAGGTGAGTTTTCATTTTCTGGGGAGGCGCATATGGTGGAATGTTGATGGAGCCTTCCTTCAGGCAGACATGATCCTTCTGCCCAAAGGTTTGGACCAGTGTAGCACGGCGAAGTAACGGAAGGATTCCCCGCTCGATTGCCTTCTCTTCCTGAACCATGAGAATGCCAAATACACATCAGATGCAAGATTTTATAAGCAACCATGCAGTTCCCTCtcaaacagcagcagcactgaCTATTCATATAGGCCAAGAAAGAATGTTTTCAAGGTTCTAGTTTTGCCTTATGGCAACA
The Brachypodium distachyon strain Bd21 chromosome 2, Brachypodium_distachyon_v3.0, whole genome shotgun sequence genome window above contains:
- the LOC100830399 gene encoding probable glucuronosyltransferase Os01g0926600, which encodes MGNQRAVLALLAAAALLSCSVSAQDTERIEGSAGDVLEDDPVGRLKVYVYELPTKYNKKMVAKDSRCLSHMFAAEIFMHRFLLSSAIRTMNPEEADWFYTPVYTTCDLTPWGHPLPFKSPRIMRSAIQFISSHWPYWNRTAGADHFFVVPHDFGACFHYQEEKAIERGILPLLRRATLVQTFGQKDHVCLKEGSINIPPYAPPQKMKTHLVPPETPRSIFVYFRGLFYDTANDPEGGYYARGARASVWENFKNNPLFDISTDHPPTYYEDMQRAIFCLCPLGWAPWSPRLVEAVVFGCIPVIIADDIVLPFADAIPWDEIGVFVAEDDVPKLDTILTSIPMEVILRKQRLLANPSMKQAMLFPQPAQPGDAFHQILNGLARKLPHNKGVYLTPGQKALNWTQGPKGDLKPW